Sequence from the Ornithinimicrobium humiphilum genome:
CCGTCGATCTCCGCCAGCAGCTGCGGCACGATCGTGGTCTCGACGTCGGAGGAGACGCCCGAGCCGCGGGTGCGGAAGAGCGACTCCATCTCGTCGAAGAAGACGACGACCGGGCGCCCGTCGGCGGACTTCTCGCGCGCTCGCTGGAAGATCGAGCGGATGTGCCGCTCGGTCTCCCCGACGTACTTGTTGAGCAGCTCCGGACCCTTGATGTTGAGGAAGTAGCTCGCCTCGTGCTCCCGCCCCAGCTTCTCCGCGGTCTGCCGGGCCAGCGACGCGGCCACGGCCTTGGCGATGAGCGTCTTGCCGCAGCCGGGCGGGCCGTAGAGCAGCACGCCTTTGGGCGCGCGGAGCTGGTGCGCGGCGTAGAGGTCGGCGTGCAGGAAGGGCAGCTCCACGGCGTCGCGGATCTGCTCGATCTGCCCGGTGAGCCCGCCGATGTCGTCGTAGGAGATGTCGGGCACCTCCTCCAGGACGAGCTCGGAGACCTCCGGGCGCGGGATGCGCTCGGTGACGAAGCCGCTGCGCGTGTCCAGGAGCAGCCCGTCGCCCAGGCGGATCTTCTCCTCGCGCAGCGAGCCGGCGACCTTGCACACCCGCTCGTCCTCGCCCCGCACGATGACGACGACGCGGTCCTGGTCGAGGACCTCCTTGGCGATCACGACGTCGCCGGAGCGCTCGTAGCCGGCCACGGCCACGACCGCCTGGGCCTCGTTGAGCAGGACCTCGCGGCCCGGCAGCAGCTCTGCGGTGTCGACCTCGGAGGAGACGTGCGTGCGCACCCGCCGCCCGGCGACGGCCAGGTCGACGGTCCCGTCCCCCACGAGCCGGATCACCTGTCCGAAGGTCAGCGGCGGGCTGGCCATCGCGTCGAGGTCCTCGCGCAGCCCCATGATCTGGGACCGGGCGGTGCGCAGGGTGTCGGCGAGCTGGTCGTTGTGCGCCTTGAGCTCACCGACCCGGGAGGTCAGGGTGCGCACCTGCTCCTCGAGGTGGCGCTCCCGGAAGGGGCGCTCACCGGGGCTGGTGCTGGGGGTCTGTGACGTCACCGGTCCTCCTGACCTGTGGTCGGCTACATTCCCAGCGTATGAGACGTACCCGGACGTGGGGCGCACTGGTGCTCCCCGCCGCCCTGACCAGCATCCTGCTGACCGGCTGCGAGGTCGACGACGACCCCGCCGCGCCCGCCACGAGCGCACCGGCAGCCCCGACGAGCGGAGCCACCATGGACCCCGAGAACAGCCCCGGAAGCACGGCCATCGGGACCGGCGACGCCACGGGGAGCACCGGTGCCGGGACCAACGGGGGCACCGACGCCCCGGTCCTCGGTGCCGGCGCGATCGTCACCGAGTCCGCCAGCGGCTCTCTGCTGCGGCTGCGGACCGGGGAGGACGCCGTGCTCCGCCTCTCCCCGCCCTTCCTGGACGCCCAGCCGCAGGTCGACGTCCCCGCCGTCCTGGAGCTCGTGCCGGTCCAGCACTTCGCCGACCCGGGGTATGCGGAGTGGGAGCTCCGCGCGTCCGCGCCCGGCCGCGCCAGCCTCACCGCCGAGGCGACCGACGGCTCGGTGCTCGTCGTCCTCGTCGAGGTCTCCGGTCCCTGATCCCCGCCCGCCGACAACGGGGAGGGCCCCCGCCACGGTGCGTGGCGGGGGCCCTCCTGCTGTGCGAGGTGGTGCTGGGTCAGCCCTCCAGGAACTGGAAGTTGGCCCGGTGCTGCGTGCCGTCCTCCAGCGTGATGATCAGCTGGCGGCAGGTGCCACCCCAGGACGCGTCCGTCTTCCAGTTGTAGTGGTAGAGGTCGTTGCCCTTGGAGTAGGTCAGCCCACGGTTGCCCGTCGTGTCCGTCGGGTAGGTGAGGGCGTACTGCTCGGGCTCCAGGGTGCCGCAGTCGATCTCCTGGCTCGAGGGGCTGTGGGCGCCACGGAGGATGTCCAGGCCCTTGTTGCCGTTGATGGAGAACTTGATCGGCGCGGTGTCACCCGCGACGACCGTGTTGAGCTTGTCGGCCGAGAAGGCACCGCCCTTGACGCCGGCACCCGGCGCCTTGCAGGTCGGCGGCACGTCGAAGGCCTCGAAGTTGTCGTCGCGGCCGGTGCCGCCCTGGATGGCGCTGTAGCCGACACCACGGCGGGCGAAGGTCGCCCAGATGTTGCAGGTGTCCTCACCACCGAGGGCCTCGGAGGCGGCGATGATGCCGTTGCGGCCGGCGACGAAGCCAGGGTTGCAGCCCTGCATCTTCATGCCGTCCATGACGTACTGCAGCGCGCGGGTGTTGCCGGCGGTGTTCCACGGGGAGTAGATGTCCGCCTCGAAGCCGTGCTTGTCGATGAGGTCCCAGTTGAGGTCCCACAGGATCGACGCCCACGCGTGACCGATGCCGTGCGGCGCGGCCAGCGAGCCGCCGGTGACCCAGCCGTTGGTCTTGATGCGGTCGTAGGTGAACGGCTGGATGTCCATGTTGCGCGAGTAGGGCGCGGGACGGATGCCGGCACCGTGGCGGTCGGGCTGGAAGAGGGCGTACGGGCCCATGCCGCGCGCCTCCTCCGGCTTGTCGAGCGCCGGGTCCATGAGCATGGTGATGGCCAGGTAGTCGCTCCAGCCCTCACCCATCTGCTCCTGCCCACCCAGGCAGTTGATGTTGAGACCACCGGTCAGGCGGTTGGAGACGCCGTGGCCGTACTCGTGGATGATGATGCCGTTCTCCAGGTCACCGTCGCGGATGCCCGGGTGCGAGGAGATCTTGTGCACCGACGCGGCGGTGGTGCCGCCGGCGATCCGGGCACGGATGGCGTCGCCGTCGGCCTGGCTGACCGAGACGGCCGGGATGCCGACCTGCTGGTCCATGGTGGCGGTGAGGATCGGGGCGGCCCCCGTCCCGGTGTGCGTGATGACGACCGCGACGGCGCCACCGTCCTCGGCGTTCCTGACCTTGACGGCGTTGTTGCAGGAGCCGCCGTTGGCCGTGACGACGATCGCGCCAGGAGCCGCGAAAGCGGTGCAGGCGTTGTCGACAACGACCGCTGTGCCCGGGAGTCCGGCGTTGGTCGCGGGCGGGGTGAAGCGGGCGTAGTTCGCCTCGTAGGTCACGGCGTCCGTGCCGGTGCCGAGCGTGAACCCGCTGGGCCTGCCGAACTGGGTGCCGGGCCACAGGTACATCTGCATCCGCGGCGGGCTGCCGTCGGCGGCCGGGGTGGAGAAGTTGGCGTTGTTGGTGCCGGCGCCGTCTGCCGCCTCCGCCCGGACGTAGTCGCCGCCCGTGCCCTGGCCGGTGTAGTTCATGGCCTGGAAGTTGCCCGACGCCTCGTCGAAGCCGTAGCGGTAGAGGATGTCGTGGATCATGTTGTTCGCGTAGAACAGGTTGGTCACGGCCGCGTCGCGGTAGTCCTGGGCGTGCTCACCCAGGTCCATCTCGAAGTCGAAGTCGAGACCGGCGCCACCGTCGGGCGACCCGTCCGGGTCGGGCTGGTTGTTGGCGTCCTGGTCGGTGTAGGCCCACACGTTGTTGCCCCGGGTCGACGTGTGCTCCGGGCCGGCGACGCCGTCGGTGTCGTGCCAGCCGAAGGGCGAGCTGTAGGCATCGGCGGGGTTCTCGACCAGCTCGCGGTCGCCGTCGTTGGGGCTCTCCTTCGGGAAGGCCACCACGCGGTAGCTGGAGCCGTCGACGGCGGGCGTCGGGGTCTTCAGCGTGGGAGTCGTGGACGTGGCCGCGGCCGCGACACCGGTGCCGAACGCCTGCGGCGAACGGGCGAGGTGGGCGAAGTCACCGGCGGTGTGCTGGTGGGTCCAGTCCTCGACGTGGAGGGCCTCCCCCGACTCGGCGTCGACGGTGACCTGGTAGAGGGAGGGCGAGTCCGCGTCGTCGATGACGAGCTCCCAGGCGAGGCGCAGTCCCTCGTCGGTCGGCTGCCAGACCAGGCGGGCGTCGATGTCCTCCCGGGCGGCCGGCGAGGACAGCACCGTGGCCTGCTCGGCGTCGGCGCGGCGTGACTCGACGGTCGCGTCCGCGGTGCTCAGGTCGAGCTCCTCCGCGGCGGCCTCGAGGGCGCCCGCTGCGTCGAGGTCACGGCTGCCCGTGGCCTCGCGCAGACCGCCGACCAGGGACTGCGCCACGTGCAGCACCTCGCCGGTCTTGGTGACGCTGACCGTGGCGACGGCGCCGAGGACCTGGCGGCCCTGGTAGGTCTGCACCAGGTTGACGTAGGTCACGCCGTTGTGACCGGAGGTGTGCTGGGACAGCACCTCCAGACCGGCCAGGTCGGCTCCGGCCACGCCGTAGTCCGCGGCCTTGAGGCGCAGGAAGTCGACCGCGACCTGCTCGGCCGGGGCCGAGCTGGGTTGGGTCAACCAGAAGCTGCTGCTGGGCTCGGCCGGCGCTGCCGCCTCCGGGACGGCAACGGCGCCTCCCGGGACGAGCAGCGCGAGCGTGAGCGGGACGCCGAGTCCGGCGCCCAGCAAAGGGGTACGTCGCATCGTGTGTTGCTCCTTGATATGCGATGCGGCACAACAGCACCCGAGAGCCCGGGGGGCAGGACGGGGCGACGGCCTCGACCTTGAGTCCGTCGCGCCCGCGGGTGCGGATCGAACCGCGGGGACGATCCTGAACCTACGCAGGGAACTCCCAGGAATGGGTCTTTGTCTGGTCAGGTTTTGGTCAGGAAAACGTCAAGAAAAGGTCAAGTCCGTCACACCTGGGCACCCTGGGTGCACGCCGGGCAGCCGACTGCCGGAGCGCCGTCAGGAGGGTGGTGTCCGAGAAGGGTCTGCCGCGTCAGGCCTCGGGAGCAGCGGACTAGGACGCCCCGCCCTCGTCCGGCAGGCCACCGTCGCGTCGGTCCGCGGTCGCCCGGGCCTCGCGGGCGGTGCGACGCAGACGCTTGTCGGACACCGGGCGCTCCCCCAGGTCCTCGGGGCTCCACTCCTCCTCGACCACCGGCGTGTAGTCCTCGCCGTAGGCCCCCGGGGCGGGCCGCTTCTTGCGGAGGTGGGCGTCGACGCCCGGCGCCAGCCGGCGCAGGGTGATCAGGAAGCCGGTGTGCCCGTGCATCCGGTGCTCCGGCCGCACGGCCAGTCCCTCCAGGTGCCAGCCCCGCACGAGCGACTCCCACGCCTGCGGCTCGGTCCAGCCTCCGGCCCGACGGGCCGTCTCGGCCACCCGGGAGAGCTGGGTCGTGGTCGCGACGTAGCAGATCAGCACGCCGCCGGGCACCAGCGCGTCTGCGACGACGTCGAGGCACTCCCAGGGCGCGAGCATGTCGAGGACGACGCGGTCGACCGTGCCGGGCTCGACGGCGCGCGGCAGCTCCTGGACGAGGTCGCCGACCGTCACCGTCCACGCCGGGTGCTCCTGGCCGAAGAAGGCGTGGGCGTTGGCCTGCGCGATCTCGGCGAAGTCGGCCCGTCGCTCGAAGCTGAGCAGCCGGCCCTCGTCGCCCACGGCGCGCAGCAGCGAGAGGGAGAGTGCGCCCGACCCGACGCCGGCCTCGACGACCGTCGCGCCGGGGAAGATGTCGGCGTAGGTGACGATCTGCCCCGCGTCCTTGGGGTAGACGACCTGGGCGCCGCGCGGCATCGAGAGCACGTAGTCCGAGAGCAGCGGGCGCAGGGCGAGGTACTCCACGCCCGAGGAGTGGGCGACGACGGTGCCGTCGGGAGCCCCGATGAGATCGTCGTGCCGGACGTGCCCCCGGTGGGTGTGGAAGTTCTTCCCCGGCTCGAGGGTGATGGTGTGCAGCCGGCCCTTGGGGTCGGTCAGCTGCACACGGTCGCCGGGGCGGAAGGGGCCTCGACGCAGGTCGGCGCCGGTCGCGGGGGGAGTCACCGGGTCAGTCTACGAGCGTGACGCGGTGCGCCCTCCCCGGTCCAGGTCGGTGGCGGCGACCGCGCCCCACGGAGCACCCTCCTCGTCGAGGAGGCAGACGATGCCCGCACCGGTCGTCCTCATGACCTCCAGCACCCGGTCGAACGACGCGTCCGGACCGAGCGGCAGCGCCCACCCGATCGGCATCCGCACCGCGACGGAGAAGACCGGGGCGTGGGCGCGCTCGTCGGCGGGCACCTTCTCCAGCGCGCCCGGGTGGACCAGCCCGTCCGGGGTCTCCCCCGGTCGCCGGACGACCCACACCGCGGCGTCGGCCCAGCGGACGGATCCGACGGGTGCGTCCGGGGGGACCACCCCGACCGGCCGGGCGACGTCGCCGACGCGCAGCCGCGAGGCGGCCCGACCGTGCCGTCCGGCTGTGATGGCCGACGAGGCGCCCTGCCACAGGAAGAAGGCGATCACCACCACCCAGGCGAGGCGGCCGATCCCGATCCGCTGCCCCTCCAGCAGCACCGGGCTGACCGCCCACGCCACCAGGAGCACGGCCACCACCCGCCCGGCCCAGCCGGCCGCCCAGGTGGCGGTGCTGCGGTCGCCCGTGGCACGCCATACCGCCGCCTCGAGGAGGAAGCCGCCGTCGAGGGGCAGCCCCGGGACCAGGTTGAACAGTGCGACGAAGGCGTTCGCCCAGGTGAAGGCGTAGGCCAGCAGCAGCGGCACTCCCCCGTCGAGCACCGCCATCAGTCCCCAGCCCGCCAGTGCCAGCAGCCCGTTGGCGAGCGGTCCGACGGCCGCGACCGCCGCACTGCGTCCCGGGGTGACGCCGGCCGCGTCGTGCGCGGTGTGCCCGCCCCAGAAGTCGGCGACCACCCGGGAGACCCCGAAGCCGACCCGCTGGGCCACGAGCGCGTGGGCGGCCTCGTGGGTGAGGACCGAGACGAGCAGGAGGACGGCGAAGATCAGCGCGACGACCGATGACCAGAAGCCGCCCAGCCCCAGCACCGCCTCGACCGTGGGCCCGAAGAGCAGCACGATGAGCACGGCGACGAGGACCCAGCTCCGCCCCAGGAAGACGGGGACGCCGGAGAGGCTCCCGATGCGCCAGCCGTTGCTCGTCGTCATGGTGCCCCGAGCCTATGCCGTGACGGTGCTGTCGGCGCCCCCACGTAGGGTTCCGCTCATGCAGCCCGCCCTCTCACCGTCGCGGGCGGCCGACTTCCTGCAGTGCCCGATGCTCTACCGCTTCCGGGTCGTCGACCGGCTGCCCGAGCCCCCGAGCCCCGCCGCCGCGCGCGGGTCCCTCGTCCACGCCGTCCTCGAGCGGCTCTTCGACCTGCCCGCGGCGGAGCGCACCACCGCCAACGCCACGGCGCTGCTGCCCGAGGCGTGGGCCCGCATGGTCGAGCAGGAGCCCTCGCTCGCCGACCTCCTCCCCTACGCCGACGACGGCAGCGTCACGGTGGAGGACTGGTTCGAGCAGGCCGCGGCCTTCGTCGAGCGGTGGTTCACCCTCGAGGACCCGACCGTGCTGGAGCCCGCCGAGCGCGAGCTCTACGTCGAGGCGCAGGTGGGCGAGCTGACGATCCGCGGCTACGTCGACCGGCTCGACGAGGCACCCGACGGACGGCTGCGGGTCGTCGACTACAAGACCGGTCGGGCGCCGTCGGAGACCTTCGAGGCGCGGGCGCTCTTCCAGCTGAAGTTCTACGCGCTGGCGCTGTGGCGCAGCCGCGGCGTGATGCCCTCGCGGCTGCAGCTGGTCTACCTCAGCGACGGTCAGGTGCTGTGGATCGACCCCACCGAGGACGAGCTGCTCGCGACCGAGCGCAAGATCCGGGCGCTGTGGGCCGCGATCGAGCAGGCCGCGACGACCGGCGACTGGCGGGCCCGGCCCGGGCGGATCTGCTCCTGGTGCGCGCACCGGGCCCTCTGCCCGGCGTGGGGCGGCACGCCGCCCCCGCTGCCCGAGGACGCGACCCTGCGGGCGCTGGACCCGCGCTCCACCGGGCGTCCCGACCCCCGCACCGCTGACGTCGACTGACCCAGCTCGGGGGTGCCGTGGCCGACCTCGTCGGCGCGCGGGCGCCGCCCGCCTCAGCTGCTGGTGGTGCCGTCGTTGCGGCGGCGCAGGTAGCGCTCGAACTCCCGGGCGATGGCGTCGCCGGAGGCCTCGGGCAGCTCGACGGTGTCCTGGGCGTCCTCGAGCTGACGGACGTACTCCGCCACCTCGTCGTCGGTCGCGGCGAGCTCGTCAACGCCGTGCTCCCACGCCCGGGCCTCCTCGGCCAGGGCGCTGTCGTCGATGACGCAGTCGAGCAGCTCCTCGACGCGGCCCAGCAGGGCCAGCGAGGCCTTCGGCGACGGCGGGCCGCCGGCGTAGTGCGGCACGGCCGCCCAGCACGAGAGGACGGGCAGGTCGACGTGCTGGGCCTCGTCGGCGAGCACCCCCACGATGCCGGTCGGGCCCTCGTAGGTGCTGGGCTCGATGCCCTCGAGGCTGGCCAGCAGGTCGGGGTCGTCCGAGCTCACGCTCACCGGGATGGGCCGGGTGTGGGGGACGTCGGCGAGGAGGGCTCCGAGGAGGACCATCATCTGCGCACCCTGGTGCACGGCATACCCCAGGATGTCGCCGGCGAAGGAGCGCCAGCGGACGGAGGGCTCGATGCCCATGACGAGCAGCACGTCGCGCCCCATCGGGGTGTCCTGCGCGAGGAGGATGCGGGTCGTGGGCCAGCGCACCGTGCGACGCCCGTCGACGCGGACCGTCTGCGGTCGGTTGACCTGGAAGTCGTAGTAGTCCTCCGGGTCCACAGCGGCGACGACCTCGGCGTTCCAGACCGTGGCGAGGTGCTCGACCAGGGCCGAGGCGCTCTCCCCCGCGTCGTTCCAGCCCTCGAAGGCCGCGATCACCACGGGGTCGCGCAGCTCACCGGTCTCACGCAGCTCGATCATGCTTCCCTTCCTGCCGCGACGTCGGACCGCTGCTGCGGACCGCACGTGCTCACCCTACGTCTCCGGCGGCTACCGTGGGGCCGTGCCGAGCCAGCCCGCCGACCGCCCGTCCCTGCCCGCCGCCGTCCTCTGGGACATGGACGGCACCATCGTCGACTCCGAGCCCTACTGGATGGCGGAGGAGGAGGCGCTGGTGGCCGCCGCGGGCGGCGTCTGGCGGCACGAGGACGCCCTGGAGCTGGTCGGCAACGACCTGCTCGTCTCGGCCCGGATCATCCTCGAGCGCACCCCCGTCACGGGCACCCCCGAGGAGGTCGTGCAGCAGCTGCTGGACGGCGTGATCCGGCGGATGCGCGACGCGCTGCCCTGGCGGCCCGGTGCGGCCGAGCTGCTCACGGCCTTCGAACGGCTCGGCGTGCCCTCGGCCCTCGTGACGATGTCCTGGACGGACCTGGCGCAGGTGCTCGTCGACCGGCTTCCGGCGGGCACCTTCACCACCGTCGTCACGGGCGACCAGGTCGGGCGCGGCAAGCCGCACCCGGACCCCTACCTCGAGGCGGCCCGCCGGCTGGGCGTCGACCCGGCCGACTGCCTGGCCGTCGAGGACTCCCCCACCGGCGCGGCGTCCGCGACCGCCGCCGGGGTGCCGACGGTCGTCGTGCCGCACATCGTCCCGGTGCCCGAGATGGACCTCGCGGTCCAGGTGCCCACGCTCCAGGGGCTCGACCCCGAGCAGCTCACCGCGCTCGCCCGGTCGGCGGGCGGCAGCGCCTCCGCTACAGCCTGACGCCGAGGAGGGCGTCGACCGCGTCCGGCACGAGGGTGGAGGCCTGCTGCCCCTCGAGCACGGCGGCGGCCCAGGCGTCGACCTCGGCCAGCGCCCGCGGGCTGCCCAGGTCGTCGGCCAGCGCCGCCCGCATCCGGGCCACCGTCTGGGCGCCGAGCTCGGCGGGATAGGCGGCGGTCGCCCGCGAGGCCGCCTCCCGCCAGACCCGCAGGCGCTCCTGGGCCCGCTCGAGCAGGTCGGCGGTCCACTCCCACTCCGTGCGGTAGTGCTGGTCGAGCAGCACGAGCCGGATCGCCATCGGGTCGACGCCCTCGGCGCGCAGCGTCGACACGAGCACCAGGTTGCCCTTGGACTTGCTCATCTTCTCGCCCTCGTAGGCGACCATCGCCTGGTGCACGTAGGCCTGCGCGAAGGGCGAGCCACCCTGGAGCGCGACCGCCTGGACCGCGCTCATCTCGTGATGGGGGAAGATCAGGTCCGAGCCGCCGCCCTGGACGTCGAAGCCGGTGCCGAGGTAGCGCTGCGCGATCGTCGAGCACTCGATGTGCCAGCCCGGACGGCCCCGGCCGAGGGACCCGCCGTCCCAGTGGGGCTCGCCGACCCGGCCCGCGCGCCACAGCAGCGGGTCCAGCTCGTCGCGCTTGCCGGAGCGGTCGGGGTCGCCGCCCCGGTCGGCGAAGACCTCCATCATCTGCGGTCGGCTCCAGCCGGACACCGAGCCGAAGCTGGGCTGGGCCGAGAGGTCCAGGTAGTAGTCGACGCGGCCCGCTCCCTCGACGGTCTCCTCGTCCTCGGGCACCGGGACGGGGTAGGCGGTGCCGTCGGCCAGCAGCTGCTCGACCGCGGCGACGTCGTCCGGGATGCCCTCGACGGCGCCCACGTAGTGGTCCGGAGGGATGACGCGCAGCGCCTCCATGTCGGAGAAGAAGAGGTCGATCTGGCTCGTGGCCAGCTCGCGCCAGTCGACGCCGTCACGCTCGGCGCGCTCGAGCAGGGGCTCGTCGACGTCGGTGACGTTCTGGACGTAGCGGACCCGGAGGCCGCTGTCGCGCCACACCCGCTGGAGCAGGTCGAAGGTCACGTAGGTGGCCGCGTGCCCCATGTGGGTCGCGTCGTAGGGGGTGATGCCGCACACGTAGAGGCGCGCCGTGCCGTCGCTGGCGCGGGTGCGCACCCGCGCACCGGTGGCGGTGTCGTGGACGGTCAGGGGCCCGCCGCGCTGCTCGAGGGGAAGGGTGGGGATCTCGACAGGGGACCAGGTCTTCACGACGGACCAGCCTAGACGCCGCGTCGGCATCCTCCCGACCCGCGTCCCGCTACCAGAGCGGCCAGGGCAGCGGGTAGCGGTCGACCGGAGGCAGCGGCATGGCTCCTGCGGCGAGCAGCCCGTGGGCACGCGCCCGCAGGGCCTCCAGCTCCCCGGGCTCCACCAACCCCGCGAGGAGACCACCGCCCGCCTCCGCTCCACCACCGTCCTCGAGGGCGGTGAGCAGGGCCTCGAGGGCGCGGGCGTCCTCCGGGCGCAGCGGGGCCCCCGCCCATCCCCAGAGCACGGTGCGCAGCTTGTCCTCGACGTGGAGGCACAGGCCGTGGTCGAAGCCACGGAGGCGCCCGGCGACGTCGAGGGCGAGGTGGGCCGCCTTGCGGTCGGCGTTGTTGAGCACCGCGTCGAGCACGGCGAGGGAACGCAGCTGCGGGTCGTCCGCGTGCGCGACGACGACGTCCTCGCCCTCCGGTCCGGTGCCGGAGACGACCGCGAGCCAGCGGTCGGTCACGGTCTCGGGCGCGAGCACCTCGACGAGGTCGGCGGAGGGGTCGGCCAGCCGCTCCTCGGGCTGCGTCACCCACCACTGCAGCGACCCCCGGCCGAGCGGGGCGTCCTCGCGCAGCACGGTCGGCGGGACCAGGTCCCAGCCGCCGGCGCGCGACACGAGGTAGGCCGCGACCTCCCGGGCGGCGAGGGTGCCGGGCGGGAAGTCGCGCAGGGGACGCTCGCCCCGCACCGGCTTGTAGACGGCGCGGTGGCCGGTCGGGCGGTCGTCGGCGTCGTGCAGGTCGACGAGCAGCGTGAGGTTGGAGGCTTCGGTGAGCACCCCGACCGGCTCGATCCGGGCGGTGCGCAGGACCTCCAGCGCCCCGTCGTCGTCCAGGAGCCCGGTCACGGCCGCGCCCGGGTCAGCGCCGGTAGCCGTTGGCCCGCGGGCAGATGTGCCCGCGCGGGTCCAGCGGCTGGCCGCAGAACGGGCAGGAGGGGCGACCGCCCTCGAGCGAGGCGGCGCACCGGATCGCGAAGGCCCGCGCCCGGGCCGGCTCCAGGACGACCACCAGCGACTGCGGCGGCAGCCCGGTCCAGGGCCAGTCCTGCTCCGGGTCCAGGTCGAGGAGCTCCTCGGTGTCAGGGCGGTCGTGCGCCTCCAGCACCACCCGCTGCCTGGTCGGCTCCCAGGCGACGGAGAGCCGCTGCACCCGGAAGTCGTCGTCGAAGGGGGTGTCGAGCGGGGCCGTGTCCACGAACTGCTCGGCGGCCTGCGCCGACCCCTCGACCGGGGAGACCTGGTCGAGCAGCTCCTCGAGGGAGGTCCCCAGCAGGCGGACCTGCTCCTTCTCGAGCGAGACGGTGGTGCGGCGCTCGCCCTCGCTCGCCTGGAGGAAGAAGGTGCGCTGGCCGGGAGGGCCGACGCTCCCGGCGACGAAGCGCTCGGGCGGGTCGAAGACGGACTGCGGCATGGGTCAACCCTACGGCGCGCCGGACGCCGGCCCGGGGGTGCCCGCTCCCCCGCCGACCTCCGC
This genomic interval carries:
- the arc gene encoding proteasome ATPase: MTSQTPSTSPGERPFRERHLEEQVRTLTSRVGELKAHNDQLADTLRTARSQIMGLREDLDAMASPPLTFGQVIRLVGDGTVDLAVAGRRVRTHVSSEVDTAELLPGREVLLNEAQAVVAVAGYERSGDVVIAKEVLDQDRVVVIVRGEDERVCKVAGSLREEKIRLGDGLLLDTRSGFVTERIPRPEVSELVLEEVPDISYDDIGGLTGQIEQIRDAVELPFLHADLYAAHQLRAPKGVLLYGPPGCGKTLIAKAVAASLARQTAEKLGREHEASYFLNIKGPELLNKYVGETERHIRSIFQRAREKSADGRPVVVFFDEMESLFRTRGSGVSSDVETTIVPQLLAEIDGVERLDNVIVIGASNREDMIDPAILRPGRLDVKIKIERPDAEGARDIFTKYLTPEVPLHASEVEARGGDRRATVDALIDAVVARMYAVRPENAFLEVTYAGGDHEVLYFKDFASGAMIHNIVDRAKKLAIKDLLTQGEEGLRLAHLERAYLDEFKENEDLPNTTNPDDWARISGKKGERIVYIRTLVGDASGTTPGRSVEQGTPGHYL
- a CDS encoding M36 family metallopeptidase, with the protein product MRRTPLLGAGLGVPLTLALLVPGGAVAVPEAAAPAEPSSSFWLTQPSSAPAEQVAVDFLRLKAADYGVAGADLAGLEVLSQHTSGHNGVTYVNLVQTYQGRQVLGAVATVSVTKTGEVLHVAQSLVGGLREATGSRDLDAAGALEAAAEELDLSTADATVESRRADAEQATVLSSPAAREDIDARLVWQPTDEGLRLAWELVIDDADSPSLYQVTVDAESGEALHVEDWTHQHTAGDFAHLARSPQAFGTGVAAAATSTTPTLKTPTPAVDGSSYRVVAFPKESPNDGDRELVENPADAYSSPFGWHDTDGVAGPEHTSTRGNNVWAYTDQDANNQPDPDGSPDGGAGLDFDFEMDLGEHAQDYRDAAVTNLFYANNMIHDILYRYGFDEASGNFQAMNYTGQGTGGDYVRAEAADGAGTNNANFSTPAADGSPPRMQMYLWPGTQFGRPSGFTLGTGTDAVTYEANYARFTPPATNAGLPGTAVVVDNACTAFAAPGAIVVTANGGSCNNAVKVRNAEDGGAVAVVITHTGTGAAPILTATMDQQVGIPAVSVSQADGDAIRARIAGGTTAASVHKISSHPGIRDGDLENGIIIHEYGHGVSNRLTGGLNINCLGGQEQMGEGWSDYLAITMLMDPALDKPEEARGMGPYALFQPDRHGAGIRPAPYSRNMDIQPFTYDRIKTNGWVTGGSLAAPHGIGHAWASILWDLNWDLIDKHGFEADIYSPWNTAGNTRALQYVMDGMKMQGCNPGFVAGRNGIIAASEALGGEDTCNIWATFARRGVGYSAIQGGTGRDDNFEAFDVPPTCKAPGAGVKGGAFSADKLNTVVAGDTAPIKFSINGNKGLDILRGAHSPSSQEIDCGTLEPEQYALTYPTDTTGNRGLTYSKGNDLYHYNWKTDASWGGTCRQLIITLEDGTQHRANFQFLEG
- a CDS encoding tRNA (adenine-N1)-methyltransferase, whose protein sequence is MTPPATGADLRRGPFRPGDRVQLTDPKGRLHTITLEPGKNFHTHRGHVRHDDLIGAPDGTVVAHSSGVEYLALRPLLSDYVLSMPRGAQVVYPKDAGQIVTYADIFPGATVVEAGVGSGALSLSLLRAVGDEGRLLSFERRADFAEIAQANAHAFFGQEHPAWTVTVGDLVQELPRAVEPGTVDRVVLDMLAPWECLDVVADALVPGGVLICYVATTTQLSRVAETARRAGGWTEPQAWESLVRGWHLEGLAVRPEHRMHGHTGFLITLRRLAPGVDAHLRKKRPAPGAYGEDYTPVVEEEWSPEDLGERPVSDKRLRRTAREARATADRRDGGLPDEGGAS
- a CDS encoding site-2 protease family protein, whose translation is MTTSNGWRIGSLSGVPVFLGRSWVLVAVLIVLLFGPTVEAVLGLGGFWSSVVALIFAVLLLVSVLTHEAAHALVAQRVGFGVSRVVADFWGGHTAHDAAGVTPGRSAAVAAVGPLANGLLALAGWGLMAVLDGGVPLLLAYAFTWANAFVALFNLVPGLPLDGGFLLEAAVWRATGDRSTATWAAGWAGRVVAVLLVAWAVSPVLLEGQRIGIGRLAWVVVIAFFLWQGASSAITAGRHGRAASRLRVGDVARPVGVVPPDAPVGSVRWADAAVWVVRRPGETPDGLVHPGALEKVPADERAHAPVFSVAVRMPIGWALPLGPDASFDRVLEVMRTTGAGIVCLLDEEGAPWGAVAATDLDRGGRTASRS
- a CDS encoding RecB family exonuclease, yielding MQPALSPSRAADFLQCPMLYRFRVVDRLPEPPSPAAARGSLVHAVLERLFDLPAAERTTANATALLPEAWARMVEQEPSLADLLPYADDGSVTVEDWFEQAAAFVERWFTLEDPTVLEPAERELYVEAQVGELTIRGYVDRLDEAPDGRLRVVDYKTGRAPSETFEARALFQLKFYALALWRSRGVMPSRLQLVYLSDGQVLWIDPTEDELLATERKIRALWAAIEQAATTGDWRARPGRICSWCAHRALCPAWGGTPPPLPEDATLRALDPRSTGRPDPRTADVD
- a CDS encoding PAC2 family protein, which produces MIELRETGELRDPVVIAAFEGWNDAGESASALVEHLATVWNAEVVAAVDPEDYYDFQVNRPQTVRVDGRRTVRWPTTRILLAQDTPMGRDVLLVMGIEPSVRWRSFAGDILGYAVHQGAQMMVLLGALLADVPHTRPIPVSVSSDDPDLLASLEGIEPSTYEGPTGIVGVLADEAQHVDLPVLSCWAAVPHYAGGPPSPKASLALLGRVEELLDCVIDDSALAEEARAWEHGVDELAATDDEVAEYVRQLEDAQDTVELPEASGDAIAREFERYLRRRNDGTTSS
- a CDS encoding HAD family hydrolase; this translates as MPSQPADRPSLPAAVLWDMDGTIVDSEPYWMAEEEALVAAAGGVWRHEDALELVGNDLLVSARIILERTPVTGTPEEVVQQLLDGVIRRMRDALPWRPGAAELLTAFERLGVPSALVTMSWTDLAQVLVDRLPAGTFTTVVTGDQVGRGKPHPDPYLEAARRLGVDPADCLAVEDSPTGAASATAAGVPTVVVPHIVPVPEMDLAVQVPTLQGLDPEQLTALARSAGGSASATA